Proteins encoded together in one Triticum dicoccoides isolate Atlit2015 ecotype Zavitan chromosome 7B, WEW_v2.0, whole genome shotgun sequence window:
- the LOC119339672 gene encoding uncharacterized protein LOC119339672 yields MPGLLDSLARKYLLALAVGYGERANVNATVHKFSDNFDIVLFHYDGRTTEWDQEFEWSKKVAHVSARKQTKWWFAKRFLHPSIVAPYDYVFVWDEDLGVDNFAAEPYLDIVRRHGLEISQPGLDTTKGPAPTYYITARKNGSEMHKTDAGGEHCSNVHKRPCSGFVEVMAPVFSRDAWRCVWHMIQNDFVHAWGLDSNFWRCVDDPEEQIGVVDAQYLVHHAVPTLQDQGEKEKGGRLEVKARQYEEMFAFRSRVSRADNEVANRTSIQN; encoded by the exons ATGCCTGGTCTCTTG GACAGCCTGGCCCGCAAGTACCTCCTCGCCCTCGCGGTCGGGTATGGCGAGAGAGCCAATGTCAACGCAACTGTCCACAAG TTCTCTGACAACTTCGACATCGTGCTGTTCCACTACGATGGACGCACAACAGAGTGGGACCAAGAGTTTGAGTGGTCGAAGAAGGTCGCTCATGTCAGCGCCAGGAAGCAGACCAAATG GTGGTTCGCTAAGAGGTTCCTGCATCCGAGCATTGTGGCGCCCTATGACTACGTGTTCGTGTGGGACGAGGACCTCGGCGTCGACAACTTTGCTGCGGAACC GTACCTAGACATCGTCAGGAGGCATGGGCTGGAGATCTCGCAGCCAGGGCTGGacacgaccaaggggccggcaccgACTTACTATATCACCGCCAGGAAAAACGGCAGCGAGATGCACAA GACAGATGCAGGAGGGGAGCATTGCTCAAACGTGCACAAGCGCCCGTGCAGCGG GTTCGTGGAGGTGATGGCGCCGGTCTTCTCCAGGGATGCTTGGAGATGCGTGTGGCATATGATCCAG AATGACTTTGTCCATGCATGGGGTCTTGACTCCAATTTCTGGAGATGCGTCGAT GATCCCGAAGAGCAGATCGGTGTCGTAGATGCGCAGTACTTGGTTCATCATGCCGTTCCCACGCTCCAAGACCAG GGTGAGAAAGAAAAAGGAGGCCGTTTGGAG GTAAAAGCGCGTCAATATGAGGAGATGTTTGCCTTTCGCTCTAGGGTTTCCCGTGCGGACAACGAAGTTGCCAACAGAACATCAATACAGAACTAG
- the LOC119339673 gene encoding uncharacterized protein LOC119339673 — protein MALAAAAFGFVVGISFPVVITPKLQYGGMMPWSSSGAANSSFLDMSILDRLWAPSSPNLTISAFAEVAAARKAYEGTERRLPPGIVVSETDLHLRRLWGSPTQDSATRKYLLALAVGYDEKANVNATIQKFSDNFDIVLFHYDGRTTEWDEEFEWSKEVAHVSARKQTKW, from the exons ATGGCGCTGGCCGCGGCGGCGTTCGGGTTCGTCGTCGGCATTTCTTTTCCGGTGGTCATCACACCCAAG CTTCAGTATGGTGGCATGATGCCATGGTCGAGTAGCGGTGCTGCAAACTCCAGCTTCCTTGACATGAGCATACTAGACAGACTATGGGCGCCATCCAGTCCAAATCTCACGATTTCAGCG TTTGCAGAGGTTGCAGCAGCAAGAAAAGCTTATGAAGGCACGGAGAGGCGGCTGCCACCGGGGATCGTGGTTTCGGAGACCGACCTTCACCTGCGCCGGCTCTGGGGATCCCCAACACAG GACAGCGCGACTCGCAAATACCTTCTTGCGCTCGCCGTAGGGTACGACGAGAAAGCCAATGTCAATGCAACCATTCAGAAG TTCTCCGACAACTTCGACATCGTGCTGTTCCACTACGATGGCCGCACCACGGAGTGGGATGAGGAGTTTGAGTGGTCCAAGGAGGTCGCGCATGTCAGCGCAAGGAAGCAGACCAAATGGTAA